From Ascaphus truei isolate aAscTru1 chromosome 17, aAscTru1.hap1, whole genome shotgun sequence, the proteins below share one genomic window:
- the JOSD1 gene encoding josephin-1 produces MSCVPWKGDKAKSGVETQEPLPPQIYHEKQRRELCALHALNNVFQDAGAFTREALQEIFQRLSPNTLVTPHKKNVLGNGNYDVNVIMAALQTKGYEAVWWDKRRDVGLIALSNVTGFIMNLPSSLSWGPLKLPLKRQHWICVREVGGSYYNLDSKLKRPERIGSEEELRKFLRHQLRGKNCELLLVVSEEVEIDQRWRTDLRATSSDS; encoded by the exons ATGAGCTGCGTGCCGTGGAAAGGTGACAAGGCGAAGTCTGGCGTGGAAACGCAAGAGCCTCTCCCACCGCAGATTTACCACGAGAAGCAGCGCCGGGAGCTGTGCGCCCTACACGCCTTGAATAACGTCTTCCAGGATGCGGGCGCGTTCACACGGGAAGCCCTTCAGGAGATATTCCAGAG GTTGTCCCCCAACACTCTGGTGACCCCACACAAGAAGAACGTGCTAGGAAACGGGAATTACGACGTCAACGTGATCATGGCCGCGCTGCAGACCAAGGGATACGAAGCCGTGTGGTGGGACAAGCGGAG GGACGTCGGCTTGATCGCCCTCTCCAACGTCACCGGATTCATCATGAACCTCCCGTCTAGCCTCTCCTGGGGCCCCCTAAAGCTCCCGCTCAAGAGGCAGCACTGGATCTGCGTGCGGGAGGTGGGAGGCTCCTACTACAACCTGGACTCCAAGCTGAAGAGGCCGGAGAGGATCGGAAGCGAGGAGGAGCTGAG GAAATTTTTACGACATCAGTTAAGAGGCAAAAACTGTGAGCTGCTCTTggtggtgtctgaggaggttgaGATTGATCAGCGCTGGCGGACTGACCTGAGAGCGACCTCATCAGACTCTTGA